The genomic interval TATCTGTTGGCTCTGGGCATATTTGCTTACAACTGGTTTTTGAGCATCGAAATGGGCGTTCTAAGGCCAATTTTAGACTATATAGAGGATATTTATACAATTAACTCAATAACTTGATTAGGTCCGACCCCATAAGAGCGGTGCAGGCCTGTGAAAGGCTTGGTCAAGCTTTTGGCAGGGCTGTCAGGGGAGAGCAGTCCAGACATCCCAGAAGCGGGTCTGGATATTATATCCCCTGATTTTTACCGTCAAAAGTGAGCACTTTTGCATGAGGAAGGATTTTTTTTGAAAAAAGTATCGAAATACAGGGCTTGTCCATTGCTATGATGATTTTTGCCAATGAGATCACATTATGCACAGGAGCTACTGAAAAGCTGCTTTAAAAGTGCGTTTCAGCCGGATGAACATGTAAAAATCAGATTTTCTGTTCAACCTTTTCAAAGCATGGGATGCAGTATACTTGGCCGTCAAAACGCCGGGTCCGGGATTCCATGGTGGACTCATTACATGCCTTACATTCTAAACTATCCAGGATTTTGGCCGGCCGCGGAGACGGGGTTTCGATATTGTTTGTAATGAAGAGCTCACTTAACGGAGCATCAAATATACGTTTTTTTGCTTTTTCCTTGAGCTCTTTTGCCTTGAGTTTTTCCTCATCCGTGGCTTGGCCGGAGAATATTTTCTTGGTCAGTGCTCTCATTTCCTCGCCTTCCTCACCCATGGCGCTTCGTTGAAAAACAGCCCGCAGGGCCTTGCCGTCGCTTTTGCGGTAAAATGAAAAGGCTGTCTTGCCCAGGTCTTTGTGAATGAGGTTGCCCTTACCAAAAGTGCAGCCGGTCAGGACCTGTATAGCGTCCACCCCGCACATATCTGTTTCCACCACAGCAGTGATGGGATCCTGGTCATTATGCCCAAGTTCGTTCAGACAAAGTTCTGCTGCACGCAGTCCAATCCACAGTCCGGGGCATTCATGACCGTGGAACTCGACTGATTTTCTGATCTGTTCCGGGGTAAGGTTGCAATTCATATGTTTTTATCTCCTTTTAATAAAATGCCGGGGTAGTTTAAACTATAAAATCCCGCCCAGAGCCGCCTTCTGGTATCACTGACCCCGGTTCAGGGGGTATGAATATTAACTGTCTTCCTCCTGCCTTGCTCCGCGACTCAAGGCATTCCTATGCCGGGCGTGAGATATTCTTTTCTTTACATTCAAGTACACTTAAACCGGAAAAATGGAAAAATTACTCCATGGGTAAGCCCTCACAGCCGGGAACATTATATGTTTCTGAAAACTGAAAACGCAAGTAAATTATCAGCTTTTTCTGGCAAAGACAAAATATAAATGCTCCAGGTCCTCCATATGTTCCAGTTTAAAACAATGCTCATCCAGCAGTTGTTTAAGTTCCCTGCTGTCCGGCATCATGTCATGAGCCACTGCTGTGCCGGCTTTTCGGTGTACGTCATTAATTTTTGCCATGCCGATAAGATGCAGGATGACTAAAATGCCGCCGGGCTTCAAGGCATGTTCCATGATTTTGAGGGCCGTGGGTTTACAGTCAAAATGAGGAAAGACCTGGTGGCAGAATACACAGTCAAAGCTTGCCGCTTTAAGGTTTAAGGCTTCCAGACAATTGGTGTGAAACTCAACGTTGTCTGCGTCAGTTAGAAGATTTTCAGCGTTCTGGATCATTCTATTGCTGATATCAAAGGATATAACCTTGCCCTGCTTTCCAACCTGTTCTGACAGGATTCTGGTCAGCCGACCAGTACCACAGCCAGGCTCCAGAATAGTCATCCCGTTCAGGTCAGAAATGGTGGTCAGGACCTTTTGAATCTTTTCCATTTCCTCTCGGGTATAGTTGTCATTGGCCCATTGGGCATTGGCTTGGGCATCAAAAAAATCAGCCTTGGCCTTGTTGATTCCAGATGAACCATGGACTGGATAATAATTGGACATAGTATGTTTCCTCTCAGGCTTAATTTTATTTGGGATAATATTTTCATGAACTGAAAAATCTTTACTTGTTGACAATATCCATATCCAAAAATAGGTTAGTCGTTAATATTAGTTCAAGGGGAGGGGGGTTGTGTTATGATTGTTAATGTTAGTGAAGCCAAGACCAACTTTTCAAAACTATTAGAAATGGCTCACTCCGGCCAGGAAATCATCCTGGCCAAAGCTGGCAAGCCTTACGCTCTTCTGACGGCTTTGCCTCCAGATAGGGTTCAGCGCAAGCCAGGACGATTATCCGGTAAAATTTCTGAAGCTTTTTTCGAGCCTTTGCCTGAAGAAGAAGTTCAAGCTTGGGAAACAAAATGAAATATTTACTGGACACTCACGCATTGCTTTGGTGGTTTACTGATGACCCCAAGTTGTCTGAAAAGGCACGTTATATTATGCTCCGAGAAGAAAACTCAATTTTTGTAAGTGCAGCCAGCGCATGGGAAATTGCTACAAAACATCGAATAGGCAAACTGGATCATGTGCCTGATGTTACAAAGAGATTTTCCGAACTGGTGTCAGCGGATGGTTTTATTCACTTGCCAATAACTTTTGTCCATTCATTGCGTGCAGGCTCTTACGCCGTGCAGCACAGAGACCCATTTGATCGTATGCTGGCCGCCCAAAGTGAACTGGAAGGGCTGCCTCTTGTCACCCTGGATCCTGCCTTTTCAACCTTTAATTGCAATACTGTCTGGTATTGATATCTCATCCACTACCATCACCTAAACAATTGCCATGAAATTATGTGCTTGACATCCTCCTATCTCAAAAAATCAGGCATTTCGCCCAGTTTTCCATATTCTTTTTCCATTTCAGCGTTTACAGACTTTCCAACCAGAAAATTATATATTTCATCAGCCTTTTCCCTGATATCCAGACCATCAAAAGAATCAGGATAAATTATTCTGCCGATGGTATAGCCGCCAATCAGGGCTGTATCAATGTTGGTCAGGTACCAGTTGTATGGATGCAGTACGTGAACCTTTTCTTCTCTGAACGCTCTGAGCCCGTTATATATCTCTGGTTTTTTGTGATACGCTTCCGCAGCGAGTCGCAGTCCACCTCCGTCAATGAAGATGATTTCTGGGTCGATTTTAAGCAGGTTTTCCAGGTTGGTATAGATATGGCTGCGCTTCAACGCCTGGATTTCTCGGGCCAGGTTCCTGGCCTGGAGCCATTCAAATGGTGGATAGTCCTGGTCAGTGCTTTCCAGGCCCTGAGAACCCCGGTAGCCGATTCCGCCTATATAGACCCCTGGAGTTTCCCGGATTTGAGAGTTGGCTGCTCTTTGTTTCAAATCATTGATGGATGCTTTGATGTAATCAGTCACGTCCCTGGCTCTTTGCTGCTTGTTGAGTATCTTTCCGGCCAGCATAAGGGAGTCAAAGACTGTCTCATCAAAGGTGGCAAATGGCCCATATCCAAGCACAACAATGGGAATGCCAAGAACCTTCTGCACTTCATCAGCCAGTGCAGGGTCCATGTAGGTGATAAAGATTACATCCGGATCAAGGCTAATTAACTGCTCCATATTTGGCTTTTGATTTATGCTTGCCGGACCTCCCGGTCCGGCAATGGGCAGATCATGCAAGTCCGGGCCGGCAATCCAGTAAGGCCTCCCTCTCGGGTTGATCTTTTCCATGTTTTCCACAGCCACTACCCTGTCCTGGGCCTGGAGATAGACAATGAGCCGCAGGGTGCCTGGAGCAAGACACACTATTCGTTTTGGATCATGGGGAACGGTGATGGTCCGTCCCGTCACATCCTGCACTATTAGCTTCCCGGCCGGGGTGTGACCGGGAAGTAAGAGGCTGCATAGTAGAGTGAGAATAATCGTGATAGTTTGCATGGTTAGAAAAGTTAGAACCTAACACTTACGCCTACCATGCCGTTGATGCCGGGCATGGGGTAGCCTGGTTTGTATTCATAATCGACATCAGTCAGGTTTTCACCGGCAATGAAAAATTCAAGATCCAGGTTGCTTGATTCCATTTTGTAAAGATAGCTTAGTTTTCCATTGAGCAGGTAATGGCTTCCCACTTTGTTTTCATTGGTGAAGCCATCCCGCCGGGTTCTTGATTCTACGTATCTTTCTGAAACATATTGACCATCAAGGCTGAGTTGGAAACTCTTGAAAAAGCGCCAGTTAAGTCCCGCGCTGAATGTCCTTTCGGGGGCATAAGGCAGGTCGCTGGGATCTGAGTCCAGAAAAGTAACCCCTGCAAAGAGCGAAAGATCATTAATCGGATTATAGCTAAGAGTTGCCTCAACCCCCTGGGTACGATAAGTGCCGATATTGTCGTATGCAGGCGGAAAAGGTGGAGGCGGATCAATAACATATCTGTTTTT from Desulfonatronovibrio magnus carries:
- a CDS encoding type II toxin-antitoxin system VapC family toxin, with protein sequence MKYLLDTHALLWWFTDDPKLSEKARYIMLREENSIFVSAASAWEIATKHRIGKLDHVPDVTKRFSELVSADGFIHLPITFVHSLRAGSYAVQHRDPFDRMLAAQSELEGLPLVTLDPAFSTFNCNTVWY
- a CDS encoding type II toxin-antitoxin system Phd/YefM family antitoxin yields the protein MIVNVSEAKTNFSKLLEMAHSGQEIILAKAGKPYALLTALPPDRVQRKPGRLSGKISEAFFEPLPEEEVQAWETK
- a CDS encoding FmdE family protein, with protein sequence MNCNLTPEQIRKSVEFHGHECPGLWIGLRAAELCLNELGHNDQDPITAVVETDMCGVDAIQVLTGCTFGKGNLIHKDLGKTAFSFYRKSDGKALRAVFQRSAMGEEGEEMRALTKKIFSGQATDEEKLKAKELKEKAKKRIFDAPLSELFITNNIETPSPRPAKILDSLECKACNESTMESRTRRFDGQVYCIPCFEKVEQKI
- a CDS encoding iron ABC transporter substrate-binding protein; the protein is MQDVTGRTITVPHDPKRIVCLAPGTLRLIVYLQAQDRVVAVENMEKINPRGRPYWIAGPDLHDLPIAGPGGPASINQKPNMEQLISLDPDVIFITYMDPALADEVQKVLGIPIVVLGYGPFATFDETVFDSLMLAGKILNKQQRARDVTDYIKASINDLKQRAANSQIRETPGVYIGGIGYRGSQGLESTDQDYPPFEWLQARNLAREIQALKRSHIYTNLENLLKIDPEIIFIDGGGLRLAAEAYHKKPEIYNGLRAFREEKVHVLHPYNWYLTNIDTALIGGYTIGRIIYPDSFDGLDIREKADEIYNFLVGKSVNAEMEKEYGKLGEMPDFLR
- a CDS encoding class I SAM-dependent methyltransferase; translation: MSNYYPVHGSSGINKAKADFFDAQANAQWANDNYTREEMEKIQKVLTTISDLNGMTILEPGCGTGRLTRILSEQVGKQGKVISFDISNRMIQNAENLLTDADNVEFHTNCLEALNLKAASFDCVFCHQVFPHFDCKPTALKIMEHALKPGGILVILHLIGMAKINDVHRKAGTAVAHDMMPDSRELKQLLDEHCFKLEHMEDLEHLYFVFARKS